One window of Chloroflexus aggregans DSM 9485 genomic DNA carries:
- a CDS encoding AAA family ATPase, with the protein MIPIQLSLRNFMCYRTDDGKPLRLELDGLHVLCLSGENGAGKSTLLDAITWALWGKARSADDDLITQGETEMMVELVFALDGRTYRVIRQHQRGRSTGKGTSAGKTWLDLQILDGTQWRPIGENTVRETQAKIDALLRMSYRTFINASFLLQGQADKFTSAPAAERKQVLAEILGLDEYAELEQRARERVRILDAETIRVRGQLESLQPTAAKVPFWQEAVVNAEQQRRRLQAAYAELEAEYTVAVNRLRELEALAQRHRELLDRITSLHTDIQRYNRELNELAQRISHDESIIARRSVIQAGLTELTTARAELERLRQVRDQYNTLMMRRTELKQELKTAFYELRERLSRAEQERERLHTAVTRFAELQQQVATLQHRLYELAPAHARMAHLQDQRIAIEQQLSHLKELTYRQTVLKDQLDQRRVALKNEQDRLQQDRQRLDRQLADVARWRVALQEAQMALAALRALEEQQLLHRRREQEIVETLGKARAIAMQAQQAMDKLRANQALLATGSGECPVCRHRLDPAETEHVMAHYAHELAALRHEEARALATAQTAEQALATVRATIADNEQELDKLRRQAAAIETLERQLAQATAWEQERNDIVRRLTALEAKLATDEIDPPLQAELTAVTAQLTQFDHITGLQNDLAMINDELTACERQLREQSRLEGELDSCQRELERLQDASAKLPDVEAVVAELQRQIETNDFAHEIRSAGRQVEAEIAALNYQPELLEMAEAKVRSLAHWEQAERELILAEQRYAGELKLRSQTQTLLAHAERERQTLQAEVDTLANELTKLPLVQTTVTQIKQRLDETARALQIAERDLTEKQTYLRQAEAAAAQLETLQAQERQLCERSALFAELAEAFGKKGVQAMLIETAIPQIEDEANSLLARLTDGQMHLRFEMQRDTKKGDTVETLDVRVADALGTRDYKTFSGGEAMRVNFAIRIALSRLLAHRAGARLETLVIDEGFGTLDADGRERMVEAITAIQQDFARIIVITHIDDLKDRFPATLEIRKTPAGSRWELRG; encoded by the coding sequence ATGATACCAATCCAGCTTTCACTGCGAAACTTTATGTGTTACCGTACCGACGACGGTAAACCACTCCGCCTCGAACTTGATGGTCTCCACGTGCTGTGTTTATCAGGCGAGAATGGGGCCGGCAAATCGACCCTGCTTGACGCGATCACGTGGGCTTTGTGGGGAAAAGCCCGTAGTGCCGACGATGACCTGATCACACAAGGTGAGACCGAGATGATGGTCGAGCTGGTATTCGCCCTTGATGGTCGCACATATCGGGTGATTCGTCAGCACCAACGTGGGCGGAGCACCGGCAAAGGTACGAGTGCCGGAAAGACGTGGCTCGATCTGCAAATACTAGACGGCACGCAGTGGCGACCAATCGGCGAAAATACCGTCCGCGAGACGCAGGCCAAGATCGACGCTCTGTTGCGAATGTCGTACCGCACCTTCATCAATGCGTCGTTCCTGTTGCAAGGCCAGGCCGATAAGTTCACCAGTGCTCCAGCCGCCGAGCGTAAACAGGTGCTGGCCGAGATTCTCGGTCTGGACGAATATGCCGAGCTTGAACAACGTGCCCGCGAACGGGTACGTATCCTCGATGCCGAGACGATCAGGGTACGTGGTCAGCTTGAATCGTTGCAACCGACTGCAGCCAAAGTACCGTTCTGGCAAGAGGCGGTGGTCAATGCTGAACAACAACGGCGGCGTTTGCAAGCGGCTTACGCTGAGTTAGAGGCGGAATATACCGTTGCCGTCAATCGGCTCCGCGAGTTGGAAGCCCTCGCCCAACGTCACCGTGAACTCCTCGACCGGATTACGTCTTTGCATACCGACATTCAGCGTTACAACCGTGAATTGAATGAATTAGCCCAACGGATCAGTCACGACGAAAGCATCATCGCCCGTCGCTCGGTTATCCAAGCCGGTCTCACCGAACTGACTACCGCTCGTGCCGAATTGGAACGTCTTAGGCAAGTGCGCGACCAGTACAATACGCTGATGATGCGCCGAACCGAGCTGAAACAGGAACTCAAGACGGCGTTCTACGAATTGCGCGAGCGTCTATCTCGGGCCGAACAAGAACGTGAACGCCTGCACACTGCGGTAACCCGCTTCGCCGAATTACAACAGCAAGTCGCTACCTTGCAGCACCGCCTATACGAGTTGGCACCGGCGCATGCGCGCATGGCACACCTCCAAGACCAACGGATCGCCATTGAACAACAACTATCGCACCTGAAAGAACTCACATACCGACAAACGGTGCTCAAAGATCAGCTTGATCAGCGCCGCGTTGCGCTCAAGAACGAGCAGGATCGTTTGCAGCAAGATCGGCAACGCCTCGACCGTCAACTCGCCGACGTTGCCCGGTGGCGGGTGGCGCTTCAGGAAGCGCAAATGGCCCTTGCCGCTTTACGTGCTCTGGAAGAACAGCAGTTGCTGCACCGTCGGCGTGAACAAGAGATTGTTGAAACACTTGGGAAGGCACGGGCTATTGCGATGCAGGCACAACAAGCGATGGATAAACTACGGGCAAATCAGGCTCTGCTGGCTACCGGTAGTGGTGAATGCCCGGTTTGCCGTCACCGGCTCGATCCTGCTGAAACTGAACACGTGATGGCTCACTACGCCCACGAGCTAGCAGCGCTTCGGCACGAGGAAGCACGTGCATTGGCAACGGCGCAAACCGCCGAACAAGCACTGGCAACCGTGCGCGCCACGATTGCGGACAACGAGCAAGAACTGGACAAGTTACGCCGACAAGCTGCCGCTATCGAGACGCTGGAACGTCAACTTGCGCAAGCTACTGCTTGGGAACAAGAACGGAACGATATTGTCCGGCGACTCACAGCTCTTGAAGCGAAACTTGCCACCGACGAGATCGATCCGCCGCTCCAAGCCGAACTCACTGCGGTCACCGCACAACTGACACAGTTTGACCACATAACCGGTCTCCAAAACGACTTGGCGATGATCAACGACGAACTAACCGCCTGTGAGCGCCAACTGCGTGAACAGAGCCGCCTCGAAGGTGAACTCGATAGCTGTCAACGCGAGCTAGAACGCTTGCAAGATGCCTCGGCCAAACTTCCCGACGTCGAGGCAGTCGTCGCCGAACTCCAACGCCAAATCGAGACTAACGACTTCGCCCACGAGATTCGGAGCGCCGGACGGCAAGTGGAAGCCGAGATTGCAGCTCTCAACTACCAACCTGAATTGCTCGAGATGGCCGAGGCGAAGGTTCGTTCTTTAGCTCATTGGGAACAGGCAGAACGCGAATTGATATTGGCTGAACAACGCTACGCTGGCGAACTAAAACTTCGTTCGCAGACGCAAACGCTGCTCGCTCACGCCGAGCGTGAGCGACAAACGCTGCAAGCCGAGGTGGATACATTAGCTAACGAACTAACCAAACTGCCGCTCGTGCAAACTACCGTTACCCAGATCAAACAACGTCTAGACGAAACTGCACGCGCATTGCAGATTGCCGAGCGCGATCTGACCGAAAAGCAGACGTACCTCCGGCAGGCAGAGGCTGCCGCTGCACAATTAGAGACATTACAAGCCCAGGAACGACAGCTCTGCGAACGTAGCGCACTCTTTGCCGAGCTGGCCGAAGCCTTTGGCAAAAAGGGGGTGCAGGCGATGTTGATCGAAACCGCCATCCCCCAGATCGAAGACGAAGCTAACAGCTTGCTGGCCCGCTTGACCGATGGGCAGATGCATCTGCGCTTCGAGATGCAGCGTGACACCAAGAAGGGTGATACGGTTGAGACGCTCGATGTGCGTGTCGCCGATGCCCTCGGTACACGCGACTACAAGACGTTCAGCGGTGGCGAGGCCATGCGGGTCAACTTCGCAATTCGGATTGCGCTTTCTCGTCTGCTCGCTCACCGGGCCGGTGCGCGCCTTGAAACACTGGTAATCGATGAAGGATTCGGTACTCTCGACGCCGATGGCCGTGAGCGGATGGTAGAGGCAATTACGGCGATTCAACAAGATTTTGCCCGGATTATCGTCATCACCCACATTGACGATCTCAAAGATCGCTTTCCGGCAACACTTGAAATCCGCAAGACACCTGCCGGTAGTCGGTGGGAATTGCGCGGGTAA
- a CDS encoding TerC family protein — METIFSVENLLALITLTVMEIVLGVDNIIFISILAGKLPMEQQRPARQIGLSLALITRLLLLLSISWIASLTQPLFEVGPWHVTGRSLIMLGGGLFLIYKATTEIHEKLEGTEHGEQSVAVTTLQAVVIQIILLDIVFSLDSVITAVGMANELWVMMTAVVIAVGVMLFLAEGIAKFVNDHPTIKMLALSFLLLIGFSLVAEGFELHIPKGYIYFAMGFSVMVEMLNLRVAAKAKARQPVRLHQRYDTTKLGH, encoded by the coding sequence ATGGAAACTATCTTTTCGGTTGAGAATCTCTTGGCATTGATCACACTTACCGTTATGGAGATCGTGTTGGGCGTTGACAACATCATCTTTATTAGCATTTTAGCAGGTAAGCTCCCGATGGAACAACAACGCCCGGCGCGGCAGATAGGATTATCGCTTGCGCTGATTACCCGATTGCTACTGCTGCTGTCGATCAGTTGGATAGCCAGTCTCACCCAGCCTCTCTTTGAGGTCGGTCCGTGGCATGTCACCGGACGTAGTCTGATTATGTTGGGGGGTGGTTTATTTTTGATCTACAAAGCCACTACCGAAATCCACGAGAAGCTTGAAGGCACTGAACACGGTGAGCAATCGGTCGCGGTGACGACATTACAGGCGGTGGTGATCCAAATTATCCTGCTCGATATTGTCTTTTCGCTCGACTCGGTTATTACCGCCGTAGGCATGGCAAACGAACTATGGGTGATGATGACGGCGGTGGTCATTGCGGTTGGGGTTATGCTCTTTCTCGCCGAGGGGATTGCCAAATTCGTCAATGATCATCCAACGATTAAGATGCTTGCTCTTAGCTTTTTGTTATTAATCGGTTTTTCGCTCGTGGCTGAAGGCTTTGAATTGCACATCCCCAAGGGCTACATCTATTTCGCAATGGGTTTCTCGGTGATGGTCGAGATGCTCAACTTGCGGGTAGCGGCAAAGGCTAAAGCACGGCAACCGGTCCGGTTACACCAACGCTACGATACGACGAAGCTCGGTCATTAA
- a CDS encoding LysR family transcriptional regulator: MLNTVHLQTFLAVVETGSFSAAAKRLHMSQPAVSQQIRALEEQMGGVRLFRRSGQQMVLTLAGEQLLSNARELVAMAERTVQAVSALRGQIGGRVRMGCVTGGAEAFLPYALAIVQRQYPAVTVEVEVQAADRLLEGLGERLFDLVLVNDTPRRRGFETRLLAVERLVLVALSGHPLLPAEQVPAGVLHDYPLALPRVGHPLRRVIEDGLRRRGVNVSDLRIVLEADSPLLLRTAVEAGIALAFLPVSLLPARLERLGIVALAGQPVAQEWHLVRLRERAPAHVVDLMYETLLGEETRSVLLQLGLTT; encoded by the coding sequence ATGTTGAATACCGTTCATCTGCAAACCTTTCTGGCCGTCGTGGAAACCGGTTCATTTTCAGCGGCAGCTAAACGTCTGCATATGTCGCAACCGGCGGTCAGCCAGCAAATCCGTGCCCTTGAGGAGCAGATGGGTGGGGTGCGCTTGTTCCGGCGTAGCGGACAGCAGATGGTGCTTACACTGGCCGGTGAGCAGTTACTCAGTAATGCGCGGGAACTGGTAGCTATGGCCGAACGAACGGTGCAGGCCGTGAGCGCACTCCGTGGTCAGATCGGTGGGCGGGTCAGGATGGGGTGTGTCACCGGTGGAGCCGAGGCGTTTCTGCCGTATGCGCTGGCGATTGTTCAGCGCCAGTACCCGGCAGTCACGGTTGAAGTCGAGGTACAAGCCGCCGACCGATTGTTAGAAGGTCTCGGTGAGCGGCTCTTCGATCTGGTGTTGGTGAATGATACACCAAGACGGCGTGGCTTCGAGACGCGATTGTTGGCCGTTGAACGGTTGGTGCTGGTTGCGTTGAGCGGGCATCCGCTTTTGCCGGCAGAGCAGGTTCCAGCCGGTGTCTTACACGATTACCCCTTGGCCTTACCACGTGTCGGTCATCCGTTGCGGCGCGTGATTGAAGACGGCTTACGCCGTCGTGGGGTCAACGTGTCCGATCTCCGGATTGTATTGGAGGCTGATAGCCCACTACTCTTACGGACCGCTGTTGAGGCCGGCATAGCATTAGCGTTCTTACCGGTTAGTTTGTTGCCGGCTCGGCTGGAACGGCTGGGCATTGTTGCATTAGCCGGTCAACCGGTGGCCCAAGAATGGCATCTCGTTCGGCTGCGTGAACGCGCACCGGCGCACGTTGTCGATCTTATGTACGAGACGTTGTTGGGTGAAGAAACGCGCTCAGTGCTCTTACAATTGGGATTGACGACGTAA
- a CDS encoding flavin monoamine oxidase family protein produces the protein MYDVIIIGAGIAGLAAAHALHAAGCNVLVVEARQRIGGRIWTDRSYGPVEFGAEFIHGHRAATWELVQRTGLSTSRWGRDRRFALDGQMLTDTDPVVQAVYQLYRQICQYRGPEVSVADLIARLSPSPHVQTLIGRWLANLEGADLTRLSATALSRERRLSTMGEDNFHIDGGYDQLLDPLCAGIAIELGVAVTNVVWSANRVDVILADKRRLQARRVVITVPVSLLQAGQPRFDPPLPADKQAAIHAIPMGHVTKLVLWFDRQFWSSFTVLSTNNTIATWWPVTSAHVPTLMGYTGGQQAVVVSELGEARAITVALEELSTLFQVDAAAYYRNGRLIDWSSDPWSRGAYTYSAATTPAARAVLATPLDPLFFAGEATVTGAEIATVHGAFESGRRVARQILLARQAQIQTYL, from the coding sequence ATGTACGATGTGATCATTATTGGCGCCGGGATCGCCGGTTTAGCCGCAGCCCATGCCTTGCACGCCGCCGGTTGCAACGTGCTCGTCGTTGAGGCGCGGCAGCGCATTGGTGGTCGGATCTGGACCGACCGGAGCTACGGGCCGGTTGAGTTTGGCGCCGAATTTATTCACGGTCATCGCGCTGCGACGTGGGAACTGGTGCAACGGACCGGTCTCAGCACGTCACGCTGGGGACGCGACCGCCGGTTTGCGTTAGACGGCCAGATGCTGACCGATACCGATCCGGTCGTGCAAGCGGTTTATCAACTGTACCGGCAAATCTGCCAATATCGTGGCCCCGAAGTGAGTGTCGCCGACTTGATTGCGCGACTGTCGCCGTCACCGCACGTGCAGACGCTCATCGGGCGCTGGCTGGCAAATCTCGAAGGGGCTGACTTAACTCGTTTGAGTGCAACAGCTCTCTCCCGTGAGCGTCGGCTGAGTACCATGGGTGAAGATAACTTTCACATTGATGGTGGCTATGACCAGTTACTCGATCCGCTCTGTGCCGGGATTGCGATTGAGCTAGGGGTGGCCGTGACGAACGTGGTTTGGTCGGCCAATCGGGTTGACGTCATCCTTGCCGATAAGCGCCGACTTCAGGCTCGCCGCGTGGTCATTACCGTACCGGTCTCACTGTTGCAAGCCGGTCAACCGCGGTTCGATCCACCGCTGCCGGCTGACAAACAAGCTGCGATTCACGCTATTCCAATGGGCCACGTCACCAAGTTAGTCCTTTGGTTTGATCGGCAGTTTTGGTCATCCTTTACCGTACTGAGCACTAATAACACCATTGCCACGTGGTGGCCGGTTACGAGTGCGCATGTACCAACATTGATGGGCTACACGGGTGGGCAGCAGGCGGTGGTGGTGTCCGAGTTAGGTGAAGCCAGAGCAATAACCGTTGCACTCGAAGAACTGAGCACCTTGTTTCAAGTTGACGCGGCAGCCTACTATCGTAACGGTCGGTTGATCGACTGGTCAAGCGATCCGTGGAGTCGGGGGGCATACACCTACAGTGCAGCGACAACACCGGCGGCGCGCGCCGTGCTCGCTACTCCGCTCGATCCACTCTTCTTTGCCGGCGAAGCGACCGTCACCGGGGCTGAGATCGCTACCGTACATGGTGCGTTTGAGAGTGGGCGCCGGGTGGCGCGTCAGATCTTGTTGGCCCGTCAAGCGCAGATTCAAACATACCTCTAA
- the dnaK gene encoding molecular chaperone DnaK, translating into MGKIVGIDLGTTNSCIAVMEGGDVVVIPNAEGNRTTPSVVAFTKNGERLVGLTAKRQATINPENTLYSVKRFIGRSFDEVTEERERVPFKVVKGPRNDVRIYVPQTGKEYAPQEISAMVLQKLKADAEAFLGEPVTQAVITVPAYFNDSQRQATKDAGKIAGLEVLRIINEPTAAALAYGLDKKKDETILVFDLGGGTFDVSILEVGDGVIEVKATSGDTHLGGDDYDAAIVNWIIDEFRKDQGIDLSKDRQALQRLKEAAEKAKMELSSMMETEINLPFITADASGPKHLAMKLTRAKFEQLTAHLTERLRDPVLRALKDAGLQPSQIDEVVLVGGSTRMPVVQELVRKMLGKEPNKSVNPDEVVAVGAAIQAAVLGGEVKDVLLLDVTPLSLGVETLGGVMTKLIERNTTIPTRKTEIFSTAADGQTAVDIHILQGEREMAADNISLGRFRLEGIPPAPRGVPQIEVTFDIDANGILNVSARDKATGKEQRITITASTNLSKEEVERMVREAQLHAAEDKARRELVELKNQADSLAYQAEKSLKELGDKVDSIERSRIENLIKDLREAIAKEERSRIQQLSNELQQAVFKISQAAYGDGATPGAGGSSSGRKDDGVVEGEYTVN; encoded by the coding sequence ATGGGCAAAATTGTAGGAATTGACTTGGGCACGACCAACTCGTGCATTGCGGTGATGGAAGGCGGTGATGTAGTTGTCATCCCCAACGCCGAAGGCAACCGCACGACACCGTCGGTCGTGGCGTTTACGAAGAATGGTGAACGGTTAGTCGGCTTGACCGCGAAGCGTCAAGCAACGATTAACCCGGAAAATACGCTCTATTCGGTGAAGCGGTTTATCGGTCGCTCGTTTGATGAAGTAACTGAAGAGCGTGAGCGGGTACCCTTCAAGGTTGTGAAGGGGCCGCGTAACGACGTGCGTATCTATGTACCACAGACCGGCAAAGAGTATGCACCGCAGGAGATCTCGGCAATGGTCTTGCAGAAGCTCAAAGCTGACGCCGAGGCCTTCCTTGGTGAGCCGGTGACTCAGGCGGTGATTACGGTGCCGGCCTATTTCAACGATAGTCAGCGTCAGGCGACGAAAGACGCCGGTAAGATTGCCGGGCTGGAAGTATTGCGCATCATTAACGAGCCGACGGCTGCGGCACTGGCCTATGGTCTTGATAAGAAGAAAGACGAGACCATCCTCGTCTTCGACCTCGGTGGTGGTACGTTCGACGTGAGTATCCTCGAGGTTGGTGATGGTGTCATCGAGGTCAAGGCGACGAGCGGTGACACCCATCTTGGTGGTGACGACTACGATGCCGCCATCGTCAACTGGATCATCGATGAGTTCCGCAAAGATCAGGGCATTGACCTGAGCAAAGACCGACAAGCTTTGCAACGGCTCAAAGAGGCGGCGGAAAAGGCCAAGATGGAACTCAGCTCGATGATGGAGACTGAGATCAACCTGCCCTTCATCACGGCTGATGCCAGTGGGCCGAAGCATCTGGCGATGAAGTTGACGCGGGCTAAGTTCGAGCAATTGACGGCGCATCTGACCGAACGCTTGCGCGATCCTGTGTTGCGCGCGCTAAAAGATGCCGGCTTGCAGCCGAGCCAGATTGATGAAGTGGTACTGGTTGGTGGTTCGACCCGCATGCCGGTTGTGCAAGAGTTGGTGCGCAAGATGCTCGGCAAAGAGCCGAACAAGAGTGTCAACCCAGACGAAGTAGTGGCGGTTGGCGCTGCGATCCAGGCTGCCGTGCTGGGTGGTGAAGTCAAAGACGTGCTGCTGCTTGACGTGACGCCGCTGTCGCTCGGTGTGGAGACGCTCGGTGGTGTGATGACGAAGCTAATCGAGCGCAACACGACCATCCCGACCCGCAAGACCGAAATCTTCTCGACCGCAGCCGATGGTCAGACGGCGGTTGACATCCACATCTTGCAGGGTGAGCGTGAGATGGCGGCGGACAATATCTCACTGGGTCGCTTCCGCCTCGAGGGTATTCCGCCGGCGCCGCGTGGTGTGCCGCAGATCGAGGTAACGTTCGATATTGACGCGAACGGTATCTTGAATGTGAGCGCACGTGATAAAGCGACCGGTAAGGAGCAGCGGATTACGATCACCGCAAGCACTAACCTCTCGAAAGAGGAAGTGGAGCGGATGGTTCGCGAGGCACAGCTCCACGCTGCTGAAGACAAGGCGCGCCGTGAGTTGGTTGAGCTGAAGAATCAGGCCGATAGCCTCGCCTATCAGGCTGAGAAGTCGCTCAAGGAGCTGGGTGACAAGGTTGATAGCATTGAGCGCAGCCGGATCGAGAACTTGATCAAAGACCTGCGCGAGGCTATTGCCAAGGAGGAGCGCAGCCGCATCCAACAACTCTCGAACGAGTTGCAGCAGGCGGTGTTCAAGATCTCGCAGGCGGCTTACGGCGATGGTGCTACCCCAGGTGCCGGCGGTAGCAGCAGTGGCCGTAAGGATGATGGGGTCGTCGAAGGTGAGTATACCGTGAACTAA